One region of Danio rerio strain Tuebingen ecotype United States chromosome 5, GRCz12tu, whole genome shotgun sequence genomic DNA includes:
- the srsf7a gene encoding serine and arginine rich splicing factor 7a isoform X1: protein MSYSSRSSSRTSDCKVYVGDLGNGAAKGELERAFSYYGPLRSVWVARNPPGFAFVEYEDARDAEDAVKGMDGKVLCGARVRVELSNGMSRKSRYGRPSRRQFDPNDRCYQCGETGHYAYDCYRFSKRRSRRSRSGSRSRSRSRGRRYRSRSRSNERRYRSPSYSKRRSRSGSPGRSRSRSPGGRSRSPVRRSKSPVRRSRSRTPLHRDSRSRSRSRSGSRQRDRSVSRSRSRSRSISHKKDSHSRSASPRRSPTPDAD from the exons ATGTCATACTCATCCCGGAGTTCCTCTCGCACCTCTGACTGTAAGGTCTATGTGGGTGACCTTGGTAATGGTGCAGCCAAAGGTGAGCTGGAACGAGCCTTCAGTTACTACGGGCCATTAAGGAGTGTATGGGTCGCCCGGAACCCTCCAGGTTTCGCCTTCGTAGAGTATGAGGATGCCAGAGATGCAGAGGATGCCGTAAAGGGGATGGATGGAAA GGTGCTTTGTGGAGCCCGTGTCAGAGTTGAGCTGTCTAATGGTATGTCCAGAAAGTCCCGTTATGGCCGTCCCAGCCGCAGGCAATTTGACCCCAATGACCGCTGTTACCAGTGTGGGGAGACAGGTCATTATGCCTACGACTGCTATCGTTTCAGCAAGAGGCGAAGCAGACGCAGCAG gtcaGGATCTCGTTCCCGGTCCAGATCTCGTGGTCGCCGCTACCGCTCTCGTAGTCGTAGCAATGAAAG GAGGTACCGTTCACCTTCATACTCGAAACGCAGAAGCAG gTCAGGATCCCCAGGCCGCTCCAGATCCAGAAGCCCTGGTGGCCGGTCACGTTCACCTGTACGCCGGTCAAAGAGCCCTGTTCGAAGGTCCAGATCCAGGACACCTCTTCATAGAGACAG TCGTTCTCGCTCCCGTTCACGGTCTGGTTCCAGGCAGAGGGATCGCAGTGTCTCCAGATCTCGCTCTCGATCTCGTTCGATCAGTCACAAGAAAGACAG TCATTCCAGGTCTGCCAGCCCAAGGAGAAGTCCAACACCGGATGCTGACTGA
- the srsf7a gene encoding serine and arginine rich splicing factor 7a isoform X2 — protein sequence MSYSSRSSSRTSDCKVYVGDLGNGAAKGELERAFSYYGPLRSVWVARNPPGFAFVEYEDARDAEDAVKGMDGKVLCGARVRVELSNGMSRKSRYGRPSRRQFDPNDRCYQCGETGHYAYDCYRFSKRRSRRSRSGSRSRSRSRGRRYRSRSRSNERSGSPGRSRSRSPGGRSRSPVRRSKSPVRRSRSRTPLHRDSRSRSRSRSGSRQRDRSVSRSRSRSRSISHKKDSHSRSASPRRSPTPDAD from the exons ATGTCATACTCATCCCGGAGTTCCTCTCGCACCTCTGACTGTAAGGTCTATGTGGGTGACCTTGGTAATGGTGCAGCCAAAGGTGAGCTGGAACGAGCCTTCAGTTACTACGGGCCATTAAGGAGTGTATGGGTCGCCCGGAACCCTCCAGGTTTCGCCTTCGTAGAGTATGAGGATGCCAGAGATGCAGAGGATGCCGTAAAGGGGATGGATGGAAA GGTGCTTTGTGGAGCCCGTGTCAGAGTTGAGCTGTCTAATGGTATGTCCAGAAAGTCCCGTTATGGCCGTCCCAGCCGCAGGCAATTTGACCCCAATGACCGCTGTTACCAGTGTGGGGAGACAGGTCATTATGCCTACGACTGCTATCGTTTCAGCAAGAGGCGAAGCAGACGCAGCAG gtcaGGATCTCGTTCCCGGTCCAGATCTCGTGGTCGCCGCTACCGCTCTCGTAGTCGTAGCAATGAAAG gTCAGGATCCCCAGGCCGCTCCAGATCCAGAAGCCCTGGTGGCCGGTCACGTTCACCTGTACGCCGGTCAAAGAGCCCTGTTCGAAGGTCCAGATCCAGGACACCTCTTCATAGAGACAG TCGTTCTCGCTCCCGTTCACGGTCTGGTTCCAGGCAGAGGGATCGCAGTGTCTCCAGATCTCGCTCTCGATCTCGTTCGATCAGTCACAAGAAAGACAG TCATTCCAGGTCTGCCAGCCCAAGGAGAAGTCCAACACCGGATGCTGACTGA
- the srsf7a gene encoding serine and arginine rich splicing factor 7a isoform X3, with protein sequence MVCPESPVMAVPAAGNLTPMTAVTSVGRQVIMPTTAIVSARGEADAAGQDLVPGPDLVVAATALVVVAMKGQDPQAAPDPEALVAGHVHLYAGQRALFEGPDPGHLFIETVVLAPVHGLVPGRGIAVSPDLALDLVRSVTRKTVIPGLPAQGEVQHRMLTDLNTDASPPFPTFASGLKYILSSP encoded by the exons ATGGTATGTCCAGAAAGTCCCGTTATGGCCGTCCCAGCCGCAGGCAATTTGACCCCAATGACCGCTGTTACCAGTGTGGGGAGACAGGTCATTATGCCTACGACTGCTATCGTTTCAGCAAGAGGCGAAGCAGACGCAGCAG gtcaGGATCTCGTTCCCGGTCCAGATCTCGTGGTCGCCGCTACCGCTCTCGTAGTCGTAGCAATGAAAG gTCAGGATCCCCAGGCCGCTCCAGATCCAGAAGCCCTGGTGGCCGGTCACGTTCACCTGTACGCCGGTCAAAGAGCCCTGTTCGAAGGTCCAGATCCAGGACACCTCTTCATAGAGACAG TCGTTCTCGCTCCCGTTCACGGTCTGGTTCCAGGCAGAGGGATCGCAGTGTCTCCAGATCTCGCTCTCGATCTCGTTCGATCAGTCACAAGAAAGACAG TCATTCCAGGTCTGCCAGCCCAAGGAGAAGTCCAACACCGGATGCTGACTGATCTGAATACTGATGCTTCACCCCCATTCCCCACCTTTGCCTCAGGGCTGAAATACATTTTATCTTCCCCATGA
- the srsf7a gene encoding serine and arginine rich splicing factor 7a isoform X4, with protein sequence MSRKSRYGRPSRRQFDPNDRCYQCGETGHYAYDCYRFSKRRSRRSRSGSRSRSRSRGRRYRSRSRSNERRYRSPSYSKRRSRSGSPGRSRSRSPGGRSRSPVRRSKSPVRRSRSRTPLHRDSRSRSRSRSGSRQRDRSVSRSRSRSRSISHKKDSHSRSASPRRSPTPDAD encoded by the exons ATGTCCAGAAAGTCCCGTTATGGCCGTCCCAGCCGCAGGCAATTTGACCCCAATGACCGCTGTTACCAGTGTGGGGAGACAGGTCATTATGCCTACGACTGCTATCGTTTCAGCAAGAGGCGAAGCAGACGCAGCAG gtcaGGATCTCGTTCCCGGTCCAGATCTCGTGGTCGCCGCTACCGCTCTCGTAGTCGTAGCAATGAAAG GAGGTACCGTTCACCTTCATACTCGAAACGCAGAAGCAG gTCAGGATCCCCAGGCCGCTCCAGATCCAGAAGCCCTGGTGGCCGGTCACGTTCACCTGTACGCCGGTCAAAGAGCCCTGTTCGAAGGTCCAGATCCAGGACACCTCTTCATAGAGACAG TCGTTCTCGCTCCCGTTCACGGTCTGGTTCCAGGCAGAGGGATCGCAGTGTCTCCAGATCTCGCTCTCGATCTCGTTCGATCAGTCACAAGAAAGACAG TCATTCCAGGTCTGCCAGCCCAAGGAGAAGTCCAACACCGGATGCTGACTGA
- the srsf7a gene encoding serine and arginine rich splicing factor 7a isoform X5, producing MSRKSRYGRPSRRQFDPNDRCYQCGETGHYAYDCYRFSKRRSRRSRSGSRSRSRSRGRRYRSRSRSNERSGSPGRSRSRSPGGRSRSPVRRSKSPVRRSRSRTPLHRDSRSRSRSRSGSRQRDRSVSRSRSRSRSISHKKDSHSRSASPRRSPTPDAD from the exons ATGTCCAGAAAGTCCCGTTATGGCCGTCCCAGCCGCAGGCAATTTGACCCCAATGACCGCTGTTACCAGTGTGGGGAGACAGGTCATTATGCCTACGACTGCTATCGTTTCAGCAAGAGGCGAAGCAGACGCAGCAG gtcaGGATCTCGTTCCCGGTCCAGATCTCGTGGTCGCCGCTACCGCTCTCGTAGTCGTAGCAATGAAAG gTCAGGATCCCCAGGCCGCTCCAGATCCAGAAGCCCTGGTGGCCGGTCACGTTCACCTGTACGCCGGTCAAAGAGCCCTGTTCGAAGGTCCAGATCCAGGACACCTCTTCATAGAGACAG TCGTTCTCGCTCCCGTTCACGGTCTGGTTCCAGGCAGAGGGATCGCAGTGTCTCCAGATCTCGCTCTCGATCTCGTTCGATCAGTCACAAGAAAGACAG TCATTCCAGGTCTGCCAGCCCAAGGAGAAGTCCAACACCGGATGCTGACTGA